In Streptomyces sp. NBC_01717, one DNA window encodes the following:
- the ribH gene encoding 6,7-dimethyl-8-ribityllumazine synthase, which yields MSGKGAPELSVRNCGDLRVAVIAAQWHEKVMDGLVDGALRALHDLGIDEPTLLRVPGSFELPVVAKVLAGRGYDAIVALGVIIRGGTPHFEYVSHGVTNGLTQVAVDTGVPVGFGVLTCDTEEQALDRAGLEGSNEDKGHEAVTAAVATAATLRTVSEPWR from the coding sequence ATGAGCGGCAAGGGCGCACCCGAACTGTCCGTACGCAACTGCGGTGACCTGCGGGTGGCGGTGATCGCCGCCCAGTGGCACGAGAAGGTCATGGACGGCCTCGTCGACGGCGCACTGCGCGCCCTGCACGACCTCGGCATCGACGAGCCGACACTGCTCCGGGTGCCCGGCAGCTTCGAGCTCCCGGTCGTCGCCAAGGTGCTGGCCGGCCGCGGCTACGACGCGATCGTCGCCCTCGGTGTGATCATCCGCGGTGGCACGCCCCACTTCGAGTACGTGTCCCACGGCGTCACCAACGGCCTCACCCAGGTCGCCGTCGACACCGGGGTCCCGGTCGGCTTCGGCGTACTGACCTGTGACACCGAGGAGCAGGCGCTCGACCGGGCCGGCCTCGAGGGCTCCAACGAGGACAAGGGGCACGAAGCGGTCACGGCGGCCGTCGCCACCGCTGCCACGCTGCGCACCGTCAGCGAGCCCTGGCGCTGA
- a CDS encoding phosphoribosyl-ATP diphosphatase, which translates to MANKTFEELFAELQLKAANGDPSTSRTAELVDKGVHAIGKKVVEEAAEVWMAAEHESKDAAAEEISQLLYHVQVMMVARGISLDDVYAHL; encoded by the coding sequence ATGGCGAACAAAACCTTCGAAGAGCTCTTCGCCGAGCTGCAGCTCAAGGCCGCCAACGGCGACCCCTCCACCTCCCGCACCGCCGAGCTGGTGGACAAGGGAGTCCATGCCATCGGCAAGAAGGTCGTCGAGGAGGCCGCCGAAGTCTGGATGGCCGCCGAGCACGAGAGCAAGGACGCCGCCGCCGAGGAGATCTCGCAGCTGCTGTACCACGTCCAGGTGATGATGGTCGCCCGCGGGATCTCCCTCGACGACGTCTACGCGCACCTCTGA
- the hisG gene encoding ATP phosphoribosyltransferase, producing the protein MLRIAVPNKGSLSGPAMAMLHEAGYQQRKESKELVLVDPENEVEFFYLRPRDIAIYVSSGRLDIGITGRDLLLDSGADAEEILQLGFARSTFRYATKPGTADGPQDFDGMTIATSYEGIVAKHLADVGVTASVVHLDGAVETAIELGVAQVIADVVETGTSLRNAGLEVIGEPIMKSEAVVIRRTGAPQDDPKVQQFLRRLQGVLVARSYVMMDYDCRVEHLERAVALTPGLESPTISPLHHEGWVAVRSMVAAKEAQRIMDDLYELGARAILTTAIHACRL; encoded by the coding sequence ATGCTGCGCATCGCCGTCCCCAACAAGGGTTCACTCTCCGGGCCTGCGATGGCGATGCTCCATGAGGCCGGCTACCAGCAGCGCAAGGAGTCGAAGGAACTCGTCCTCGTCGACCCCGAGAACGAGGTCGAGTTCTTCTACCTGCGGCCGCGCGACATCGCGATCTACGTCAGCTCCGGCCGCCTCGACATCGGCATCACCGGCCGCGACCTGCTGCTGGACTCCGGGGCCGATGCCGAGGAGATCCTCCAGCTCGGGTTCGCACGCTCCACCTTCCGTTACGCCACCAAGCCCGGCACGGCCGACGGCCCGCAGGACTTCGACGGCATGACCATCGCCACCTCCTACGAGGGCATCGTCGCCAAGCACCTCGCCGACGTGGGCGTCACCGCCTCCGTCGTGCACCTCGACGGCGCGGTCGAGACCGCCATCGAGCTCGGGGTCGCGCAGGTCATCGCCGATGTGGTGGAGACCGGCACCAGCCTGCGCAACGCCGGACTCGAAGTGATCGGCGAGCCGATCATGAAGTCGGAGGCCGTCGTCATCCGCCGTACGGGTGCCCCCCAGGACGACCCCAAGGTGCAGCAGTTCCTCCGCCGCCTGCAGGGCGTCCTGGTCGCCCGCAGCTACGTGATGATGGACTACGACTGCCGCGTCGAGCACCTGGAGCGCGCGGTGGCCCTGACCCCGGGCCTGGAGTCGCCGACCATCTCCCCGCTGCACCACGAGGGCTGGGTCGCCGTCCGTTCCATGGTCGCCGCCAAGGAGGCCCAGCGGATCATGGACGACCTTTACGAGCTCGGCGCCCGCGCCATCCTCACGACGGCCATCCACGCCTGCCGCCTCTGA
- a CDS encoding PH domain-containing protein: MSAPAPRPELPTLPVTFRPTRTRVVLLTVGAAMFVVITVIAMSLEQLSPGERVSFVFTALLFFAVLALLSRPKVVADDHGVTVVNLTRTRRLSWAEIVRVNLRAGDPWVFLDLSDGTSMPALGIQPGIAKEQAIRDAGTLRALAENHGTGTDNG, from the coding sequence ATGTCCGCCCCCGCGCCCCGGCCCGAACTCCCCACTCTCCCGGTCACCTTCCGGCCGACCCGCACCCGGGTGGTCCTGCTGACCGTGGGAGCCGCGATGTTCGTCGTCATCACCGTCATCGCCATGAGCCTGGAGCAGCTGAGCCCGGGGGAGCGGGTCAGCTTCGTCTTCACCGCGCTGCTCTTCTTCGCCGTCTTGGCGCTGCTGAGCCGCCCCAAGGTCGTCGCCGACGACCACGGGGTGACCGTGGTCAATCTCACCCGCACCCGAAGGCTGTCCTGGGCGGAGATCGTCCGCGTCAACCTGCGCGCCGGCGACCCGTGGGTCTTCCTCGACCTCAGCGACGGGACCAGCATGCCCGCCCTCGGCATCCAGCCCGGAATCGCCAAGGAACAGGCCATTCGCGACGCCGGTACGCTCCGCGCCCTCGCCGAGAATCACGGCACGGGTACGGACAACGGCTGA
- a CDS encoding hemolysin family protein produces MTTPLLLLSAAFLLILANGFFVAAEFGLVTVERPDAERAAAAGDRRARTVVDALRELSFQLSGTQLGITITSLVVGMLAEPALAQLLAGPLTATGLPDGAVPGVSVVIGMLVASAVQMVIGELVPKNWAVSRPLQVARFVAGPQHRFASALRPVITLLNTVANRLVRLLGVEPTDELASARTPGELVSLARHSAEAGTLEQDTADLFVRTLSLAGLTAQHVMTPRVRVSALQSTATAADVLNLTRATGLSRFPVYRDRIDEVVGMIHLKDALAVPAQERRRTPAGRIAVPPLLVPETLPVEQLLQRLRKEQPIAVVVDEYGGTAGVVTLEDIIEELVGEVRDEHDAEGADRPELAVAASEDGRPAWDAEGSCRVLTLRRIGLDVPEGPYETVAGLVADLLGRIPAPGDRAELPGWRISVRQVGHYRAEQVRFVHIADVPETVDAPSAERGVLEVAR; encoded by the coding sequence ATGACCACCCCCTTGCTGCTTCTCAGTGCGGCATTCCTTCTCATCCTCGCCAACGGATTCTTCGTGGCAGCCGAGTTCGGGCTTGTCACGGTGGAGCGGCCGGACGCCGAGCGCGCTGCCGCCGCGGGCGACCGGCGGGCCCGTACCGTCGTCGACGCCCTGCGCGAGCTCTCCTTCCAGCTCTCCGGCACCCAGCTCGGCATCACGATCACCTCACTGGTCGTCGGCATGCTTGCCGAACCGGCACTCGCCCAGCTGCTGGCCGGACCGCTCACCGCGACCGGACTCCCCGACGGGGCCGTACCCGGCGTCAGTGTGGTGATCGGGATGCTGGTCGCCTCCGCCGTCCAGATGGTGATCGGCGAGCTCGTACCGAAGAACTGGGCCGTCTCCCGGCCGCTCCAGGTCGCACGGTTCGTCGCCGGCCCCCAGCACCGCTTCGCCAGCGCGCTGCGGCCGGTGATCACCCTGCTGAACACCGTCGCCAACCGGCTGGTGCGGCTGCTCGGCGTCGAACCCACCGACGAGCTGGCATCCGCCCGCACCCCCGGTGAACTGGTCTCCCTGGCCCGGCACTCCGCCGAGGCCGGCACCCTCGAACAGGACACCGCGGATCTCTTCGTACGGACCCTGTCGCTCGCCGGGCTCACTGCACAGCACGTCATGACCCCGCGCGTGAGGGTCAGCGCCCTGCAGTCGACCGCGACCGCGGCGGACGTCCTCAACCTCACCCGTGCCACCGGCCTCTCCCGCTTCCCGGTCTACCGGGACCGGATCGACGAGGTCGTCGGCATGATCCACCTCAAGGACGCGCTCGCCGTACCCGCCCAGGAGCGGCGGCGCACCCCGGCAGGGCGGATCGCCGTACCGCCCCTCCTCGTCCCCGAGACGCTCCCCGTCGAACAGCTGCTCCAGCGCCTGCGCAAGGAGCAGCCGATCGCCGTCGTGGTGGACGAGTACGGCGGCACCGCCGGTGTCGTCACGCTCGAGGACATCATCGAGGAACTGGTCGGCGAGGTCAGGGACGAGCACGACGCGGAAGGCGCCGACCGGCCCGAACTGGCCGTGGCCGCCTCGGAGGACGGCCGTCCCGCCTGGGACGCCGAGGGCAGCTGCCGGGTTCTCACCCTGCGCCGGATAGGCCTTGACGTGCCGGAAGGACCGTACGAGACCGTGGCCGGACTGGTCGCCGATCTCCTCGGACGGATCCCCGCCCCCGGCGACCGGGCCGAACTGCCTGGCTGGCGGATCTCGGTCCGCCAGGTGGGTCACTACCGCGCCGAACAGGTTCGCTTCGTACACATCGCCGATGTGCCGGAAACCGTCGACGCGCCGTCGGCGGAACGCGGTGTCCTGGAGGTCGCACGATGA
- a CDS encoding hemolysin family protein: MSVVQLLFAGLLVLANGFFVGAEFALVSVRRSQIEPLAAAGSGRARQVLYGLENLPQMMAAAQFGITVCSLTLGAVAEPTVAHLLEPVFHVVHLPEGLVHPLGYVLALVFVVFLHLVIGEMVPKNLAMAAPEKTSMWLSPGLVGFARLCRPVTSALGACARLVLRLFRVEPKDEVEAVFTSEQLNRLVEDSGQAGLLEPEAQERLEDALELGSRPVTDVLLDRASLVTVDPSVTPHRIEELTVRTGYSRFPVCAEGGGPFMGYLHVKDVLDLEDGERAVPQHVWRPMATLRAELPLDDALTVMRRAATHLAQVADASGRVLGLVAMEDVLEMLVGEVRDPAHRVSVPRRTVEVAPAGPGVDELQPLAART; the protein is encoded by the coding sequence ATGAGCGTCGTCCAGTTGCTCTTCGCCGGGCTCCTCGTACTGGCGAACGGGTTCTTCGTGGGTGCTGAGTTCGCACTCGTCTCCGTACGCCGCAGCCAGATCGAACCCCTCGCGGCGGCCGGATCGGGCAGGGCCCGTCAGGTGCTGTACGGCCTGGAGAACCTGCCGCAGATGATGGCCGCCGCACAGTTCGGCATCACCGTCTGCTCACTGACCCTCGGCGCCGTCGCCGAACCGACCGTCGCCCATCTGCTGGAGCCGGTCTTCCACGTGGTGCACCTGCCGGAGGGCCTCGTTCACCCGCTCGGCTACGTGCTGGCGCTCGTCTTCGTGGTCTTCCTCCACCTCGTCATCGGCGAGATGGTTCCGAAGAACCTGGCCATGGCGGCCCCGGAGAAGACCTCCATGTGGCTCAGCCCCGGCCTGGTCGGCTTCGCCCGGCTCTGCCGCCCGGTCACCTCGGCACTGGGCGCCTGCGCCCGGCTGGTGCTCCGGCTGTTCCGCGTCGAACCCAAGGACGAGGTCGAGGCCGTCTTCACCAGTGAGCAGCTCAACCGGCTCGTCGAGGACTCCGGACAGGCCGGACTGCTCGAACCTGAGGCGCAGGAGCGGCTGGAGGACGCGCTGGAGCTGGGCAGCAGGCCGGTCACCGATGTACTGCTCGACCGGGCCTCCCTGGTGACCGTGGACCCCTCGGTGACCCCGCACCGGATCGAGGAACTGACCGTACGGACCGGCTACTCGCGCTTCCCGGTCTGTGCGGAGGGCGGCGGCCCGTTCATGGGCTACCTGCACGTCAAGGACGTCCTCGATCTGGAGGACGGCGAACGGGCCGTTCCGCAGCACGTCTGGCGCCCGATGGCGACGCTCCGGGCGGAGCTCCCCCTGGACGACGCGCTGACGGTGATGCGCCGCGCGGCCACCCACCTGGCCCAGGTGGCCGACGCGTCGGGCCGGGTGCTGGGGCTGGTCGCGATGGAGGACGTCCTGGAAATGCTGGTGGGCGAGGTACGCGACCCGGCGCACCGGGTCTCGGTACCCCGCCGGACGGTGGAGGTCGCACCAGCGGGCCCCGGCGTGGACGAACTCCAGCCACTGGCGGCACGAACCTGA
- a CDS encoding AAA family ATPase, whose protein sequence is MDIGTQGAQAPADLAWLRGVDAYTMGAYPQAEEEFRTAVRLDPGMADAWLGLHALRIDTTTALLRMYRHRDRFGEQRTHHRRTLNSWYWLGWWVQPVLESPRDLLLAHASHWLDGRHVAELDRALAGLPPVDTDPQVRFLHACRSYLVKDWEQLVRNTEQLVDDPLLGIEAGLFGGMARVRLEMYGQAEPLLSTALMRCRSEQPQRKELRYWLARAHEGTGRSAAALPLYRAVHRIDPAFMDTSARLAAIADYDGLEGTDEASGLASVSLTGLGMDGTVAEAQQDGDSLLGTDLVDGRELRTGGEPQNLPGVGGLPPADRAGAREKTAVPGQSSPQPFPAGPSDPVLLAEALAELERMVGLEPVKRQVKALSAQLNMARLRAGEGLLVQPPKRHFIFSGPSGTGKTTVARILGRVFYALGLLGGDHLVEAQRSDLVGEFLGQTAVKANELIDSALGGVLFVDEAYSLSNSGYSKGDAYGDEALQVLLKRAEDNRDHLVVILAGYPEGMDRLLATNPGLSSRFTTRVDFPSYRPLELTSIGEVLAADNDDVWDEESLEELRSISGHVVDQGWIDELGNGRFLRTLYEKSCAYRDLRLSGYAAVPTRNDLATLRLPDLMQAYGEVLSGRGPVDRGPQEPPGL, encoded by the coding sequence ATGGACATCGGCACGCAGGGCGCACAGGCCCCGGCCGACCTCGCCTGGCTGCGCGGCGTGGACGCCTACACGATGGGCGCCTACCCGCAGGCCGAGGAGGAGTTCAGAACAGCGGTGCGCCTGGATCCCGGCATGGCGGACGCCTGGCTCGGACTCCATGCCCTGCGCATCGACACAACGACCGCGCTGCTGCGGATGTACCGGCATCGCGACCGGTTCGGCGAACAGCGCACCCACCATCGGCGCACGCTCAACTCCTGGTACTGGCTGGGCTGGTGGGTGCAACCGGTGCTGGAGAGCCCACGCGACCTGCTGCTCGCGCACGCGTCGCACTGGCTGGACGGGCGTCATGTCGCCGAGCTGGACCGGGCGTTGGCCGGACTGCCGCCGGTGGACACGGATCCGCAGGTGCGGTTCCTGCACGCCTGCCGGTCCTATCTGGTGAAGGACTGGGAACAGCTCGTACGCAACACCGAGCAGTTGGTCGACGATCCGCTGCTCGGCATCGAGGCAGGGCTCTTCGGCGGGATGGCGCGGGTGCGGCTGGAGATGTACGGGCAGGCCGAGCCGCTGCTCTCCACCGCACTGATGCGCTGCCGCAGCGAACAGCCGCAGCGCAAGGAGTTGCGCTACTGGCTGGCCCGCGCGCACGAAGGCACCGGCCGCAGCGCGGCCGCGCTGCCGCTCTACCGGGCGGTGCACCGGATCGACCCGGCGTTCATGGACACCTCGGCGCGGCTCGCCGCCATCGCGGACTACGACGGGCTCGAAGGCACCGACGAGGCGTCAGGTCTCGCCTCCGTGTCACTGACCGGGCTCGGCATGGACGGTACGGTCGCGGAGGCGCAGCAGGACGGTGACTCGCTGCTCGGCACCGATCTGGTGGACGGCCGGGAGCTGCGGACCGGTGGCGAACCGCAGAACCTGCCGGGTGTCGGCGGGCTGCCTCCCGCCGACCGGGCGGGGGCACGGGAGAAGACGGCGGTGCCCGGTCAGTCGTCGCCGCAGCCGTTCCCGGCGGGGCCCAGCGATCCGGTGCTGCTCGCCGAGGCGCTGGCGGAACTGGAGCGAATGGTCGGCCTCGAACCCGTCAAGCGCCAGGTCAAGGCGTTGTCCGCGCAGCTGAACATGGCGCGGCTGCGGGCCGGCGAGGGGCTTCTGGTCCAGCCTCCCAAGCGTCACTTCATCTTCTCGGGGCCGTCCGGGACCGGGAAGACCACGGTGGCCCGGATCCTGGGCAGGGTCTTCTACGCGCTGGGGCTGCTGGGCGGGGACCACCTCGTCGAGGCCCAGCGTTCCGATCTGGTCGGCGAGTTCCTCGGCCAGACCGCGGTCAAGGCCAATGAGCTGATCGACTCGGCGCTCGGCGGAGTGCTGTTCGTCGACGAGGCGTACAGCCTCTCCAACTCCGGCTACAGCAAGGGCGACGCGTACGGGGACGAGGCTCTGCAGGTGCTCCTCAAGCGGGCCGAGGACAACCGGGACCACCTCGTCGTCATCCTCGCGGGCTATCCCGAGGGCATGGACCGGCTGCTGGCCACCAACCCCGGGCTCTCCTCCCGCTTCACCACCCGGGTGGACTTCCCCAGCTACCGGCCGCTGGAACTCACCTCGATCGGCGAGGTGCTGGCCGCCGACAACGACGACGTGTGGGACGAGGAGTCCCTGGAGGAGCTGCGCTCGATCAGCGGCCATGTCGTCGACCAGGGCTGGATCGACGAGCTGGGCAACGGGCGGTTTCTGCGCACGCTGTACGAGAAGAGCTGCGCGTACCGGGATCTGCGGCTGTCCGGGTACGCGGCGGTGCCTACGCGCAACGATCTGGCGACCTTACGGCTGCCGGATCTGATGCAGGCGTACGGCGAGGTCCTGTCCGGCCGGGGGCCGGTGGACCGGGGGCCGCAGGAGCCTCCGGGACTGTGA
- a CDS encoding uridine kinase family protein, producing the protein MNDLSRHASRLRTLAPSCGPVRLIGIDGHAGSGKSTLASRLSTALGEAPVLRLDDLATHEELFAWVDRLRDQVIGPLSRGENARYAPYDWTARHFGPARTLEPAPVVLIEGVGAGRRALRPHLARLWWMELGPAASWERGRRRDGSALSTFWDGWTAAEEEHFAADPSRPYADALVRQLPVGYEWLEGPRATAGANHSVTHRDPPAAAY; encoded by the coding sequence ATGAACGACCTCTCGCGCCACGCTTCCCGGCTGCGCACCCTGGCGCCGTCCTGCGGGCCGGTCCGACTCATCGGCATCGACGGCCACGCGGGATCGGGCAAGAGCACCCTCGCGTCCCGCCTCTCGACCGCGCTCGGCGAGGCGCCCGTCCTGCGGCTGGACGATCTGGCCACGCACGAGGAGCTGTTCGCCTGGGTGGACCGGCTGCGCGACCAGGTGATCGGGCCGCTGTCGCGCGGCGAGAACGCGCGCTATGCGCCGTACGACTGGACCGCTCGGCACTTCGGCCCCGCACGCACCCTGGAACCCGCGCCGGTGGTGCTGATCGAGGGGGTGGGTGCGGGTCGCCGTGCGCTGCGCCCGCATCTCGCACGACTGTGGTGGATGGAGCTCGGCCCCGCGGCGTCGTGGGAGCGGGGCCGGCGTCGGGACGGGTCCGCGCTTTCGACGTTCTGGGACGGGTGGACCGCGGCCGAGGAAGAACATTTCGCCGCCGATCCCTCGCGTCCGTACGCGGATGCTCTGGTACGCCAGTTGCCTGTGGGGTACGAGTGGCTGGAGGGGCCTCGCGCGACAGCAGGAGCGAATCATTCCGTCACCCACCGTGATCCTCCTGCAGCGGCATACTGA
- a CDS encoding peptidase C39 family protein, with translation MNRPTSRRTVLTAALAAAAAAGTASSAGSAAAAIPAAAPPHAAAAAASLVDNHSWSTYTDWRSGCGDGTRAVAGRRPGLVIGAPRGRTDYTDPHTGNTATWEYATWTSPRHRSAVPATEVIASWNADAPAGTWIQIELSGRYSDGTDTPWYVMGRWAAGDGDIRRTSVDDQTDGRSSIWTDTFSVDDAASGLRLVSYKLRLTLYRTPGSNLTPTVWRLGAMASDIPDRFTVEPSAPGLARELPVPRYSQSVHSGQYPEYDNGGEAWCSPTSSQMIIEYWGRRPTAEDLAWVEPGLADPQVCHAARFTYDYQYEGCGNWPFNAAYAATYDDMSAVVTRLRSLTDLETLIRAGIPAITSQSFLKEELTGAGYGTSGHLMTVIGFTADGDVIANDPASPSDEAVRRIYKRHEWETIWLRTKRYNASGKVVSGTGGVCYLYFPAHPTPAQQRALAAVGIR, from the coding sequence ATGAACCGACCGACCTCACGCAGAACTGTGCTGACCGCCGCGCTCGCGGCGGCGGCCGCCGCCGGTACGGCGTCGTCCGCCGGCTCCGCAGCCGCCGCGATCCCGGCTGCCGCCCCGCCCCACGCGGCCGCGGCGGCCGCCTCCCTCGTGGACAACCACTCCTGGAGTACGTACACCGACTGGCGCAGCGGCTGCGGCGACGGGACGCGCGCCGTCGCGGGACGCAGGCCCGGTCTGGTGATCGGCGCCCCCCGGGGGCGTACCGACTACACCGACCCGCACACCGGGAACACCGCCACCTGGGAGTACGCGACCTGGACCTCGCCCCGGCACCGGTCCGCGGTCCCGGCGACCGAGGTCATCGCGTCCTGGAACGCGGACGCGCCGGCAGGCACCTGGATCCAGATCGAGCTGAGCGGCCGCTACTCGGACGGCACCGACACCCCCTGGTACGTGATGGGCCGCTGGGCGGCGGGTGACGGCGACATCCGCCGCACCTCCGTCGACGACCAGACCGACGGCAGAAGCTCCATCTGGACCGACACCTTCTCGGTGGACGACGCGGCGAGCGGGCTGCGGCTGGTCTCGTACAAGCTGCGACTCACCCTGTACCGCACCCCGGGCAGCAACCTCACCCCGACCGTGTGGCGGCTCGGCGCGATGGCCTCGGACATCCCCGACCGCTTCACCGTGGAGCCCAGTGCCCCCGGCCTCGCCCGGGAGCTGCCGGTGCCGCGCTACTCGCAGAGCGTGCACTCGGGCCAGTACCCGGAGTACGACAACGGCGGTGAGGCGTGGTGCAGCCCCACCTCCTCGCAGATGATCATCGAGTACTGGGGGCGCAGGCCCACCGCCGAGGACCTGGCCTGGGTGGAGCCAGGCCTCGCCGACCCACAGGTCTGCCATGCGGCCCGCTTCACGTACGACTACCAGTACGAGGGCTGCGGCAACTGGCCGTTCAACGCCGCCTATGCCGCCACGTACGACGACATGAGCGCGGTCGTCACGCGGCTGCGTTCGCTGACCGACCTGGAGACGCTGATCCGGGCCGGTATCCCGGCCATAACGTCGCAGTCCTTCCTCAAGGAGGAGCTGACCGGGGCCGGGTACGGGACCTCCGGCCATCTCATGACCGTGATCGGGTTCACGGCTGACGGCGATGTGATCGCCAACGATCCGGCCTCGCCGAGCGACGAGGCCGTCCGCCGGATCTACAAGCGGCACGAGTGGGAGACGATCTGGCTCCGCACCAAGCGCTACAACGCGAGCGGCAAAGTGGTGTCCGGCACAGGAGGCGTCTGCTACCTCTACTTCCCGGCGCACCCGACGCCCGCCCAGCAGCGGGCTCTGGCGGCCGTCGGCATCCGCTGA
- a CDS encoding SCO1431 family membrane protein, with the protein MSATTATTVTARRRARTGGPEDRSKLLENVLGWTLVVLVAMFVTQAGLM; encoded by the coding sequence ATGAGCGCGACCACCGCAACCACCGTCACTGCCCGCCGCCGCGCGCGGACCGGAGGCCCCGAGGACCGGTCCAAGCTGCTGGAGAACGTCCTGGGCTGGACGCTCGTCGTCCTCGTCGCCATGTTCGTCACCCAGGCCGGCCTCATGTGA
- a CDS encoding glycoside hydrolase family 18 protein encodes MIGLHRPRARFRALAAAVCTAALGATLLGAAGPASAGAATATERASATEATTAAAGSKVVGYFTDWGVYQRNYHVKNIETSGSADKLTHINYAFGNVTGGKCAVGDSYADYEKAYTADQSVDGVADTWDQPLRGSFNQLRKLKKLHPNLKVIWSFGGWTWSGGFGEAAKNPAAFAQSCYDLVEDPRWADVFDGIDIDWEYPNACGLTCDTSGRDAYGNVLAALRAKFGTGNLVTSAITADGSDGGKLDAVDYGGAAQYVDWYNPMTYDFFGAWDAQGPTAPHSPLTSYTGIPKEGYTSDAAVTKLKALGVPASKLLLGIGFYGRGWTGVTQDAPGGTATGAATGTYEAGIEDYKVLKGSCPATGTVAGTAYAHCGTNWWSYDTPATIATKMDYKNQQGLGGTFFWELSGDTANGELIKAIN; translated from the coding sequence ATGATCGGACTTCACCGTCCCCGCGCCCGGTTCCGGGCGCTCGCCGCCGCCGTCTGTACCGCCGCCCTCGGCGCCACCCTCCTCGGTGCCGCAGGCCCGGCATCTGCCGGCGCGGCCACCGCCACCGAGCGCGCCTCGGCCACCGAAGCCACCACCGCAGCGGCCGGCAGCAAGGTGGTCGGATACTTCACCGACTGGGGCGTCTACCAGCGCAATTACCACGTCAAGAACATCGAGACCTCGGGCTCGGCCGACAAGCTGACGCACATCAACTACGCCTTCGGCAATGTCACCGGCGGCAAGTGCGCGGTCGGCGACAGCTACGCCGACTACGAGAAGGCGTACACCGCCGACCAGTCGGTCGACGGCGTCGCCGACACCTGGGACCAGCCGCTGCGCGGCAGTTTCAACCAGCTGCGCAAGCTGAAGAAGCTGCACCCGAATCTGAAGGTCATCTGGTCGTTCGGCGGCTGGACCTGGTCCGGCGGCTTCGGTGAGGCGGCCAAGAACCCGGCCGCGTTCGCCCAGTCCTGCTACGACCTGGTGGAGGACCCTCGCTGGGCCGATGTCTTCGACGGCATCGACATCGACTGGGAGTACCCCAACGCCTGTGGTCTGACCTGCGACACCAGCGGCCGTGACGCCTACGGCAACGTGCTGGCGGCGCTGCGCGCCAAGTTCGGCACGGGCAACCTGGTCACCTCGGCCATCACCGCCGACGGCTCGGACGGCGGCAAGCTCGACGCCGTCGACTACGGCGGCGCCGCGCAGTACGTCGACTGGTACAACCCGATGACGTACGACTTCTTCGGCGCCTGGGACGCGCAGGGCCCGACGGCCCCGCACTCCCCGCTGACCTCGTACACCGGGATTCCGAAGGAGGGCTACACCAGCGACGCCGCCGTCACCAAGCTCAAGGCACTCGGCGTCCCCGCCTCGAAGCTGCTGCTCGGGATCGGCTTCTACGGCCGCGGCTGGACGGGCGTGACGCAGGACGCGCCGGGCGGTACGGCGACCGGCGCGGCCACGGGTACGTACGAGGCGGGCATCGAGGACTACAAGGTCCTCAAGGGCAGCTGCCCCGCGACCGGCACAGTGGCCGGCACGGCGTACGCGCACTGCGGGACCAACTGGTGGAGCTACGACACCCCGGCCACCATCGCCACGAAGATGGACTACAAGAACCAGCAGGGCCTGGGTGGCACGTTCTTCTGGGAGTTGAGCGGTGACACCGCCAACGGCGAGCTGATCAAGGCGATCAACTAG